The proteins below come from a single Balaenoptera acutorostrata chromosome 2, mBalAcu1.1, whole genome shotgun sequence genomic window:
- the LOC103011257 gene encoding olfactory receptor 10H4-like — protein sequence MYLFTLLGNLLIMVTIWREPSLHTPMYLFLCALSISEILFTVAITPRMLIDMLSNHHSITFVACASQIFFSFTFGFTHSFLLMIMGYDRYVAICHPLCYNMLMSPRDCARLVSWCWACGSVMGMMVTLIVFHLTFCRSNEIHHFGCHVLALLKLACGKETAPVTMVVIMVCVTALLGCLFLIVLSYVFIMAAILRIPSAEGRHKTFSTCVSHLTIVVVHYGFASIIYLKPKGPHSVDSNTLMATTYTVFTPFLSPIIFSLRNKELKSAIKRSFHRIFFPLSC from the coding sequence ATGTACCTGTTCACGCTGCTGGGGAACCTGCTCATCATGGTCACCATCTGGAGGGAGCCCAGCCTCCACACACCCATGTACCTCTTCCTGTGTGCCCTCTCCATCTCCGAGATTCTGTTCACTGTTGCCATCACCCCTCGAATGCTGATTGACATGCTCTCCAACCACCACTCCATTACCTTTGTGGCTTGTGCCAGCCAGATATTCTTCTCCTTCACGTTTGGCTTCACCCACTCCTTCCTGCTCATGATCATGGGCTATGACCGCTATGTGGCCATCTGCCACCCCCTGTGCTACAACATGCTCATGAGCCCCCGTGACTGTGCCCGTCTTGTGTCCTGGTGCTGGGCTTGTGGCTCAGTCATGGGCATGATGGTGACATTGATAGTTTTTCATCTCACATTCTGTAGGTCTAATGAGATTCACCATTTTGGCTGTCACGTGCTTGCCCTCTTAAAATTGGCATGTGGGAAGGAGACAGCCCCTGTCACCATGGTTGTGATCATGGTTTGTGTCACAGCCCTGCTGGGTTGCTTATTCCTCATCGTCCTCTCCTATGTCTTCATCATGGCCGCCATCTTGAGGATCCCCTCTGCTGAGGGCCGACACAAGACCTTCTCCACCTGTGTATCCCACCTCACCATAGTGGTCGTGCACTACGGTTTTGCCTCCATCATCTACCTCAAGCCCAAGGGACCCCATTCTGTGGACAGTAACACACTGATGGCCACCACCTATACAGTCTTCACCCCCTTTCTTAGCCCAATCATTTTCAGCCTCAGGAATAAGGAGCTGAAGAGCGCCATAAAGAGAAGCTTCCACAGAATATTCTTTCCCCTAAGCTGCTGA